Proteins encoded within one genomic window of Triticum aestivum cultivar Chinese Spring chromosome 2D, IWGSC CS RefSeq v2.1, whole genome shotgun sequence:
- the LOC123055139 gene encoding uncharacterized protein isoform X4, which yields MDRTANVVLDIEGLPQQPDKCCTGSPKMTRALSRKGPNRAERRGGEEQEPDDLAKKVIIKVVPSQLEQIKLPLVHNKTLVTPHCTATAPVLTDSVEGRSKRFNRLTAFHPRRILLFFATLSSVGTMVLIYFTLGITGKVEA from the exons ATGGACAGGACAGCAAATGTGGTATTGGATATTGAGGGCCTGCCTCAACAACCTGATAAATGCTGCACTGGAAGTCCAAAGATGACC AGAGCCCTGTCCCGTAAGGGTCCGAACCGCGCGGAGAGGAGGGGCGGTGAAGAGCAGGAGCCAGATGACTTGGCAAAAAAAGTTATCATTAAAG TTGTGCCATCTCAGTTGGAGCAGATCAAGTTGCCGCTAGTGCACAACAAAACTTTGGTCACTCCACATTGCACTGCCACCGCACCTGTTCTGACTGACTCTGTTGAAGGAAGGTCCAAGAGATTTAATCGACTCACGGCGTTTCATCCgcggagaattcttctcttctttGCAACTTT GTCGAGCGTGGGGACGATGGTGCTGATATACTTCACCCTCGGCATCACCGGCAAGGTGGAAGCATAG
- the LOC123055139 gene encoding uncharacterized protein isoform X3 yields MLFLDGDLLQITSMDRTANVVLDIEGLPQQPDKCCTGSPKMTRALSRKGPNRAERRGGEEQEPDDLAKKVIIKVVPSQLEQIKLPLVHNKTLVTPHCTATAPVLTDSVEGRSKRFNRLTAFHPRRILLFFATLSSVGTMVLIYFTLGITGKVEA; encoded by the exons ATGCTTTTTCTGGACGGCGATTTACTGCAG ATCACAAGCATGGACAGGACAGCAAATGTGGTATTGGATATTGAGGGCCTGCCTCAACAACCTGATAAATGCTGCACTGGAAGTCCAAAGATGACC AGAGCCCTGTCCCGTAAGGGTCCGAACCGCGCGGAGAGGAGGGGCGGTGAAGAGCAGGAGCCAGATGACTTGGCAAAAAAAGTTATCATTAAAG TTGTGCCATCTCAGTTGGAGCAGATCAAGTTGCCGCTAGTGCACAACAAAACTTTGGTCACTCCACATTGCACTGCCACCGCACCTGTTCTGACTGACTCTGTTGAAGGAAGGTCCAAGAGATTTAATCGACTCACGGCGTTTCATCCgcggagaattcttctcttctttGCAACTTT GTCGAGCGTGGGGACGATGGTGCTGATATACTTCACCCTCGGCATCACCGGCAAGGTGGAAGCATAG
- the LOC123055139 gene encoding uncharacterized protein isoform X2 — protein sequence MLFLDGDLLQSQITSMDRTANVVLDIEGLPQQPDKCCTGSPKMTRALSRKGPNRAERRGGEEQEPDDLAKKVIIKVVPSQLEQIKLPLVHNKTLVTPHCTATAPVLTDSVEGRSKRFNRLTAFHPRRILLFFATLSSVGTMVLIYFTLGITGKVEA from the exons ATGCTTTTTCTGGACGGCGATTTACTGCAG AGCCAGATCACAAGCATGGACAGGACAGCAAATGTGGTATTGGATATTGAGGGCCTGCCTCAACAACCTGATAAATGCTGCACTGGAAGTCCAAAGATGACC AGAGCCCTGTCCCGTAAGGGTCCGAACCGCGCGGAGAGGAGGGGCGGTGAAGAGCAGGAGCCAGATGACTTGGCAAAAAAAGTTATCATTAAAG TTGTGCCATCTCAGTTGGAGCAGATCAAGTTGCCGCTAGTGCACAACAAAACTTTGGTCACTCCACATTGCACTGCCACCGCACCTGTTCTGACTGACTCTGTTGAAGGAAGGTCCAAGAGATTTAATCGACTCACGGCGTTTCATCCgcggagaattcttctcttctttGCAACTTT GTCGAGCGTGGGGACGATGGTGCTGATATACTTCACCCTCGGCATCACCGGCAAGGTGGAAGCATAG
- the LOC123055139 gene encoding uncharacterized protein isoform X1, which produces MLQAPARSECPLLVPCVDWVHPPRRHPCARLVNHHHHRAVTSPPTHQSVQSTTPPPPLRSSLPLPHSSLVIVIPATPAASSLPPDCVSRQRHPDPRQELATEQSEENPARTRTRTRKIRNASTKPVVDPAGETSGTIHIHLDSKQPGEHESQLKVGVVLA; this is translated from the exons ATGCTCCAGGCCCCCGCTAGATCAGAGTGCCCGCTTCTGGTGCCGTGCGTGGACTGGGTCCACCCTCCGAGACGCCACCCCTGCGCGCGCCTCGTGAACCACCACCATCATCGAGCAGTTACCAGTCCCCCAACTCACCAGTCAGTTCAGTCCACCACCCCACCTCCTCCCCTCcgctcctctctccccctcccccacaGCTCCCTCGTCATCGTCATCCCCGCTACTCCTGCCGCTTCTTCTCTTCCCCCAGACTGCGTCAGTCGTCAGCGTCATCCGGATCCCCGCCAGGAGCTCGCGACCGAGCAATCCGAGGAGAATCCAGCCAGAACCAGAACCAGAACCAG GAAAATTCGGAACGCAAGTACAAAGCCAGTTGTAGACCCGGCTGGAGAAACCTCAGGGACCATCCACATCCATCTCGACTCGAAGCAACCAGGGGAACACGAAAGCCAGTTGAAAG TTGGTGTTGTGCTAGCTTGA